One window from the genome of Salvia splendens isolate huo1 chromosome 9, SspV2, whole genome shotgun sequence encodes:
- the LOC121747414 gene encoding hydroxyproline O-galactosyltransferase GALT6-like: MKRANLDLLFSVSRKRSIRALILLGLFYILFVCCEFPFVFRNGAASVSSQEKLFSTNDGFFNSKPFLLESEENLEEKEAPLRPLDLPVVEFAKTPLSSLNFSAGIANSSSKGSILKSANDALELGSKLWRELELIGKNVSSNRGFSEFAGLNKNSSGGGSSELCPHSISVTGDEFRKNRRMMILPCGLTLGSHITVVGKPRAAHAETDPKISLLKEGQYLMVSQFMMELQGLKTVEGEDPPRILHFNPRLKGDWSGKPVIEHNTCYRMQWGTSQRCEGWKSRADEETVDGLLKCEKWIRDDDNGSEESKATWWLNRLIGRTKKVTVDWPFPFVEEKLFVLTLSAGLEGYHVNVDGKHVTSFPYRTGFALEDATGLTLNGDIDVHSIFAASLPTTHPSFAPQRHLDFSERWKAPPLPNAPVELFVGVLSAGNHFAERMAVRRSWMQHKLIKSSDVVVRFFVALHGRKEINIEVKREAEFFGDIIIVPYMDNYDLVVLKTVAICEYGVRTVSAKYIMKGDDDTFVRIDAIINEAKKVPENKSLYIGNINYYHKPLRSGKWAVTYEEWPQEDYPPYANGPGYIISSDIANFIVSDFEDRRLRLFKMEDVSMGMWVEKVNTSRAVEYVHSLKFCQFGCIEDYITAHYQSPRQMICLWNKLRQVGRPICCNMR, from the exons atgaaaagggcGAATTTGGACCTGCTGTTTTCAGTGAGCCGGAAGAGATCAATCCGCGCGTTGATTCTTTTGGGGCTTTTCTACATACTCTTCGTGTGCTGCGAATTCCCGTTCGTCTTCCGAAATGGGGCGGCTTCCGTTTCTTCGCAGGAGAAGCTGTTCAGCACCAACGATGGGTTCTTCAATTCGAAGCCTTTCCTGCTCGAGAGCGAGGAGAATCTCGAGGAGAAAGAGGCCCCCCTTCGCCCCCTCGATTTGCCAGTCGTGGAATTCGCGAAAACCCCTCTTTCGAGCTTGAATTTCAGTGCTGGCATTGCTAATTCGAGCTCTAAAGGCTCCATTTTGAAGTCTGCGAATGATGCCCTCGAGCTCGGAAGCAAGCTATGGCGGGAGCTcgaattgattgggaagaatgTTAGTAGTAATAGGGGATTTAGTGAGTTTGCTGGTTTGAATAAGAAtagcagcggcggcggcagctCTGAGCTGTGTCCGCATTCGATATCGGTGACTGGGGATGAATTCAGGAAGAATAGGAGGATGATGATACTGCCGTGTGGGCTGACATTGGGGTCCCACATAACGGTGGTGGGGAAGCCGAGGGCGGCGCACGCGGAGACGGATCCCAAGATTTCGCTGTTGAAGGAAGGGCAGTATTTGATGGTTTCTCAGTTTATGATGGAATTGCAGGGTCTGAAGACTGTGGAAGGGGAGGATCCGCCGAGGATCCTGCACTTCAATCCGAGGCTGAAAGGGGATTGGAGTGGCAAGCCGGTTATTGAGCACAACACTTGCTACAGAATGCAGTGGGGGACGTCACAGAGGTGTGAGGGCTGGAAGTCTCGCGCTGATGAGGAGACGG TTGATGGGTTGTTGAAATGTGAAAAGTGGATACGTGATGATGATAATGGGTCAGAGGAGTCGAAGGCGACATGGTGGTTGAACCGGTTGATAGGAAGAACCAAAAAGGTGACTGTCGATTGGCCATTCCCTTTTGTGGAAGAAAAATTGTTTGTGCTCACTCTTAGTGCTGGTCTAGAAGGATACCATGTCAATGTTGATGGAAAGCACGTCACTTCCTTTCCCTATCGAACT GGGTTTGCCCTTGAGGACGCGACTGGATTAACTTTGAACGGGGATATTGATGTTCATTCCATCTTTGCTGCTTCATTGCCCACAACTCACCCCAGTTTTGCTCCACAAAGACATCTGGACTTTTCTGAAAGATGGAAAGCTCCCCCTCTTCCAAATGCACCTGTTGAACTGTTCGTTGGTGTCCTTTCAGCAGGCAACCACTTCGCCGAACGGATGGCTGTGAGGAGGTCTTGGATGCAGCACAAGCTTATTAAATCTTCTGATGTTGTCGTGCGTTTCTTTGTTGCTTTG CAtggaagaaaggaaataaatataGAAGTGAAGAGAGAAGCCGAGTTTTTTGGAGACATTATAATAGTTCCATATATGGACAACTATGATCTTGTTGTGCTGAAAACTGTCGCTATCTGTGAATATGGG GTTAGGACTGTATCAGCGAAGTATATCATGAAGGGTGATGATGACACCTTTGTAAGAATAGACGCAATTATTAATGAAGCAAAGAAAGTTCCAGAGAACAAGAGCTTGtatattggaaatataaatTACTATCATAAGCCCCTCCGCAGTGGTAAATGGGCAGTCACGTACGAG GAATGGCCGCAGGAAGACTATCCGCCCTATGCAAATGGACCCGGCTACATTATCTCGTCCGACATTGCAAACTTTATTGTTTCCGATTTTGAGGATCGAAGATTAAGG TTGTTTAAAATGGAAGATGTTAGCATGGGAATGTGGGTGGAGAAAGTGAACACCTCGAGAGCAGTAGAATACGTTCACAGCTTGAAGTTCTGCCAGTTCGGGTGCATAGAAGATTACATAACAGCGCATTACCAATCTCCAAGGCAGATGATTTGTCTTTGGAACAAACTAAGACAGGTAGGGCGGCCCATTTGTTGCAACATGAGATGA